In a single window of the Pseudohongiella acticola genome:
- a CDS encoding ABC transporter permease subunit, with protein MKVAQKPRRGFPWLWTALAFGYVFLYAPILSLIVYSFNESRLVTVWAGFSTRWYGELMQNEQLLSAAWLSIKVAAVAATLAVVLGTLAAMALVRFRRQWGARSLGIMVAAPLVMPEIILGLSLLLLFMSMADLIGWPASRGQSTIIMAHVTFCMAYVTVVVQSRLAYMDASLEEAAMDLGARPLKVFFTITLPVIAPSLVAGWLLAFTLSMDDLVVASFVSGPGATTLPMVVYSSVRLGVSPQINALATIIIAVVVVAVSVAGYLMYRQDKQQTHKH; from the coding sequence ATGAAGGTTGCCCAAAAACCCAGGCGTGGTTTCCCATGGCTGTGGACAGCGCTGGCATTTGGTTATGTGTTTCTGTATGCGCCGATTCTCAGCCTGATTGTGTATTCGTTTAATGAAAGCCGACTGGTGACGGTGTGGGCCGGTTTCAGCACCCGCTGGTACGGCGAGCTGATGCAGAATGAGCAGTTGCTGTCCGCGGCATGGCTCAGTATCAAGGTTGCTGCTGTGGCGGCGACGCTTGCGGTGGTACTGGGGACGCTGGCGGCGATGGCACTGGTGCGTTTTCGGCGTCAATGGGGCGCGCGCTCGCTGGGTATCATGGTGGCGGCACCGCTGGTGATGCCGGAGATCATTCTGGGTTTGTCATTGCTGCTGTTGTTCATGTCGATGGCTGATCTGATTGGCTGGCCCGCGAGTCGTGGTCAGAGCACCATCATCATGGCGCATGTGACCTTCTGCATGGCCTATGTCACCGTGGTGGTGCAAAGTCGGCTGGCGTACATGGATGCATCGCTGGAAGAGGCTGCCATGGACCTGGGGGCACGTCCGCTGAAGGTGTTTTTTACCATCACCCTGCCGGTCATTGCGCCATCGCTGGTTGCCGGCTGGTTGCTGGCGTTCACCCTGTCGATGGACGATCTGGTGGTGGCCAGTTTTGTTTCCGGGCCGGGTGCGACCACCTTGCCCATGGTGGTGTACTCCAGTGTCAGGTTGGGCGTGAGTCCGCAGATCAATGCTCTGGCCACTATCATCATTGCCGTCGTGGTGGTGGCGGTATCCGTGGCGGGCTACCTGATGTATCGTCAGGACAAGCAGCAGACGCACAAACATTAA
- a CDS encoding ABC transporter permease subunit translates to MNGRDGSVSLPENLRARLRQVNIARGLVTGIPWLWLVVFFCLPFLFIVKISLSEPALAQPPYLGWIRETADGLVNIVVNFGNYGLLWDDSLYTSALLGSLKVASISTALCLLIGYPMAYAIARAPTHLRMPLLMLVILPFWTSFLIRVYAWMGILNTNGILNNLLLWLGVIEQPLAIMHTPLAVYIGVTYAYLPFMVLPLYATLSRLDPVLLEAAADLGARPVRQFFSITWPQSVPGVIAGAMLVFIPVMGEFVIPDLLGGPDSLMLGKLMWTEFFNNRDWPVASSLAAVLLVVLILPFLLLRRYEMRAQLEEAT, encoded by the coding sequence GTGAACGGCCGCGATGGCTCTGTCAGCCTGCCGGAAAACCTGCGCGCACGACTGCGCCAGGTGAATATCGCACGCGGGCTGGTTACCGGAATACCGTGGCTGTGGCTGGTGGTGTTTTTCTGCCTGCCGTTTCTGTTTATTGTCAAAATAAGTCTGTCGGAACCGGCGCTGGCGCAGCCACCGTATCTGGGCTGGATTCGTGAAACCGCTGACGGCCTGGTCAACATTGTGGTCAATTTTGGTAACTACGGCCTGTTGTGGGATGACAGTCTGTACACCAGCGCACTGCTGGGGTCATTAAAAGTTGCGTCAATTTCCACCGCACTGTGTCTGCTGATTGGATACCCCATGGCCTATGCCATCGCACGCGCCCCCACGCATCTGCGCATGCCCTTGCTGATGCTGGTGATTCTGCCATTCTGGACCTCCTTTCTGATTCGTGTGTATGCCTGGATGGGTATTCTGAACACCAACGGCATTCTCAATAACCTGCTGTTGTGGCTGGGTGTCATTGAGCAGCCACTGGCGATCATGCACACACCGCTGGCGGTTTATATCGGTGTCACCTACGCTTACCTGCCGTTTATGGTGTTGCCACTGTATGCCACGTTGTCGCGACTGGACCCGGTGCTGCTGGAGGCAGCTGCCGACCTGGGCGCGCGTCCGGTGCGGCAATTCTTTAGCATTACCTGGCCGCAGTCAGTGCCAGGTGTCATTGCTGGTGCCATGCTGGTGTTTATTCCGGTCATGGGCGAGTTTGTGATACCTGACCTGCTGGGCGGGCCGGACAGTCTGATGCTGGGCAAGTTGATGTGGACCGAGTTTTTTAACAATCGCGACTGGCCGGTGGCATCGTCGCTGGCGGCGGTGTTGTTGGTGGTGCTGATACTGCCGTTCCTGTTATTGCGGCGGTACGAGATGCGGGCGCAACTGGAGGAGGCAACATGA
- a CDS encoding ABC transporter ATP-binding protein → MNNTVAKPEQEALVSIRNVTKVFGSTYAVDNVSLDIEEKEFFSLLGSSGCGKTTLLRMLAGFETPSEGRIFIDGKDVTDLPPYERQVNMMFQSYALFPHMSVADNIAYGVKQDRMAKAQRDERVREMLALVQIEKLGHRKPHQLSGGQRQRVALARALAKLPKILLLDEPLGALDRKLREQTQFELVNLQERLGITFIVVTHDQEEAMTMSSRIALMREGRIEQVDSPRRMYEFPLSRYAASFIGNVNLFDGIVCRQQGDQVWVDSDEAGGQLCVRHSQPMTIGMPVTVAVRPEKIRQPQAGDELPNTMSGVIREIAYLGDESIYHVELASGKRVKYTQPNVQALAELPLTWGQTIALGWHADRCGLLAL, encoded by the coding sequence ATGAACAACACTGTGGCTAAACCTGAGCAGGAAGCGCTGGTCAGCATCCGGAATGTCACCAAGGTCTTTGGCAGCACCTATGCTGTGGACAACGTGAGTCTGGATATCGAAGAGAAAGAGTTTTTCTCCCTGCTGGGATCATCCGGTTGCGGCAAGACCACGCTGCTGAGAATGCTGGCGGGGTTTGAAACCCCCAGCGAAGGCCGTATTTTTATAGACGGCAAAGACGTCACCGATCTTCCGCCCTATGAGCGTCAGGTCAACATGATGTTCCAGAGCTACGCACTGTTCCCGCACATGAGTGTGGCAGACAACATTGCCTACGGTGTGAAACAGGATCGCATGGCGAAGGCGCAGCGTGATGAGCGCGTGCGTGAAATGCTGGCGCTGGTGCAGATCGAAAAGCTCGGCCATCGCAAACCGCATCAACTTTCTGGCGGTCAGCGGCAACGCGTGGCGTTGGCGCGGGCGCTGGCAAAGCTGCCAAAAATTCTGTTGCTGGATGAACCACTGGGTGCACTGGATCGCAAGTTGCGGGAACAGACGCAGTTCGAGCTGGTGAATTTGCAGGAGCGCCTGGGCATTACCTTTATTGTAGTGACGCATGATCAGGAAGAAGCCATGACCATGTCGTCGCGAATAGCGCTGATGCGTGAAGGTCGCATTGAACAGGTGGACTCGCCGCGCCGCATGTATGAATTCCCGCTCAGTCGTTACGCGGCCAGCTTCATCGGCAATGTAAACCTGTTTGACGGCATTGTGTGTCGTCAGCAGGGTGATCAGGTCTGGGTCGACAGTGACGAGGCCGGCGGTCAGCTATGTGTGCGTCACAGTCAGCCCATGACCATTGGCATGCCGGTGACAGTGGCCGTGCGCCCGGAAAAAATCCGGCAACCGCAAGCTGGTGATGAGCTGCCCAATACGATGAGTGGTGTGATCCGCGAAATCGCCTACCTGGGTGATGAGTCGATCTATCATGTTGAACTCGCCTCGGGTAAACGTGTGAAGTATACCCAGCCCAACGTGCAGGCACTGGCGGAGTTGCCGCTGACCTGGGGCCAGACCATCGCGCTGGGCTGGCATGCGGATCGTTGCGGGTTGCTCGCACTGTGA
- a CDS encoding polyamine ABC transporter substrate-binding protein yields MKKLARRLALVTALAFTGTTCHVMAQGSVNVYNWSDYIAEDTISAFQDRTGIDVSYDVYDSNEVLETRMLAGRSGYDLIVPTARPFADRHIRAGLYQPLDKSQLSNLGNLDPVILQSLSDIDPGNQYLLPYMWGTTGIGYNVDKVRAILGDDMPLDTWRLVFDPEIVSRLSACGVSLMDDVTEVFVAARAYRGLPTDAYGSAEAQEAADVVAAVRPHIRYFHSSSYISDLANGDLCVAHGYSGDVLQARDRANEADNGVNIAYAAPSEGAVVWTDVFAIPADAPNVANAHAFLDYIMEPEVIAGVSNHVAYANANTASVDLVDDAVRNDPGIYPPPATQERFIVLKTPSDSQIRSMNRLWTRVKTGR; encoded by the coding sequence ATGAAAAAGCTTGCCCGTCGTCTTGCTCTTGTCACAGCCCTGGCTTTCACCGGCACTACCTGTCATGTCATGGCTCAGGGCAGCGTCAACGTTTACAACTGGTCGGACTATATTGCTGAAGACACCATCAGTGCATTTCAGGACCGAACCGGCATCGACGTCTCCTACGATGTTTACGATTCCAACGAAGTACTTGAGACCCGCATGCTGGCTGGCCGCAGCGGCTACGACCTGATTGTGCCGACGGCACGTCCGTTTGCTGACCGACACATCCGCGCCGGCCTGTATCAGCCACTGGACAAAAGCCAGTTGAGCAACCTGGGTAATCTTGACCCGGTCATTCTGCAGTCTTTGAGCGACATTGATCCGGGCAATCAGTATTTGCTGCCTTACATGTGGGGTACGACCGGCATTGGTTACAATGTCGACAAGGTCAGGGCCATTCTGGGCGACGACATGCCACTGGATACCTGGCGGCTGGTGTTTGATCCGGAAATCGTGTCGCGTCTGTCGGCGTGTGGTGTGTCGCTGATGGATGATGTCACTGAAGTGTTTGTGGCCGCCCGCGCTTACCGTGGCCTGCCCACCGATGCCTACGGCAGTGCCGAGGCGCAGGAAGCGGCTGACGTGGTGGCGGCAGTGCGCCCGCACATTCGTTATTTCCACAGCTCATCCTATATCAGTGATCTGGCCAATGGCGATCTCTGTGTCGCGCACGGGTATTCTGGCGATGTTTTGCAGGCCCGTGATCGTGCCAACGAAGCTGATAATGGCGTTAACATTGCCTACGCAGCGCCGTCGGAAGGCGCCGTGGTGTGGACCGATGTATTTGCCATCCCGGCAGACGCGCCCAACGTTGCCAACGCACACGCGTTTCTGGACTACATTATGGAACCAGAGGTTATTGCCGGCGTGAGTAACCATGTTGCTTATGCCAATGCCAATACTGCGTCGGTGGACCTGGTGGATGATGCAGTGCGCAATGACCCGGGTATCTATCCGCCGCCTGCTACGCAGGAACGTTTTATAGTGCTGAAGACACCCAGTGATTCCCAGATCCGCAGCATGAACCGATTGTGGACGCGAGTAAAAACCGGGCGCTGA
- the rlmKL gene encoding bifunctional 23S rRNA (guanine(2069)-N(7))-methyltransferase RlmK/23S rRNA (guanine(2445)-N(2))-methyltransferase RlmL, translating to MSDSPFSFFASCAKSLEPLLAEELQQCGASDVRQTVAGVSFTGTLLEAYRAVMFSRMASRIILLLHEQLVPDADALYAAADSIDWTQHMSSRDSFAISAAGTTHNLRHTQFIAQRIKDAIVDQFRNSGQDRPDVSKQDPDLRIHAVIKKGRVSLGVDLVNGSLHRRGYRQEQGEAPMKETLAAALLIRADWPALMHKDNAIIVDPMCGAGTLLIEAALMALDVAPGLLRESQLSAWPHHDQSAAAVVRQEAEQRKQRGATWTGQALGSDHDLRSLGMARRNAERAGVWDHVEFSSTALQDLKLGQAPTLLITNPPYAERLGDEAQVMALYQALGDVIRREAMGAEVAVFTARPEWGKLIGIHSHKQYALFNGALPAKLLLFRVDDDSVYQNRKTAVAGSQLVTEDALDNGGQMLANRLRKNLKNTGRWARQQGHGCYRLYDADMPEYAFAIDVYTDMEGQMHIHMQEYKAPASVSDADAEQRRRQCVLAVQVVLQLPSQFISIKVRERQRGKQQYQPTREQGEDIVVQEGDARLIVNLERYLDTGLFLDHRPMRRYVHDHAAGKDVLNLFCYTGSVSVQAALGGARRTVSVDLSSTYLSWAQRNLALNELNLSSNELVEMDCLRYLQKCRQDFDLIFLDPPTFSNSKSTDNVLDIQRDHGELIELCMQRLRPQGLLIFSTNMRKFKLDPALAERFDIEPFSAASIDRDFARNNRIHQVWLLRALAV from the coding sequence ATGTCAGACAGCCCGTTTTCTTTCTTCGCCAGTTGCGCCAAAAGCCTTGAACCTCTGTTGGCAGAAGAGCTGCAGCAATGCGGCGCCAGCGATGTTCGTCAGACAGTTGCCGGTGTCAGTTTCACTGGCACGTTGCTGGAAGCCTATCGGGCGGTGATGTTCTCCCGTATGGCCAGTCGTATCATCCTGCTTTTGCACGAACAACTGGTGCCGGATGCCGATGCCCTGTACGCAGCTGCCGACAGCATCGACTGGACGCAGCACATGAGCAGCCGCGACAGTTTTGCCATCAGCGCCGCCGGGACCACCCATAATCTGCGCCATACCCAGTTCATTGCCCAGCGCATCAAAGACGCCATTGTCGACCAGTTCCGCAACAGCGGTCAGGACCGGCCCGACGTGTCCAAACAGGACCCGGATCTGCGTATCCATGCTGTTATCAAGAAGGGTCGCGTCAGCCTGGGTGTCGACCTGGTCAACGGCAGCCTGCACCGGCGTGGCTATCGCCAGGAACAGGGTGAAGCGCCGATGAAAGAAACCCTGGCCGCGGCGCTGCTGATTCGCGCCGACTGGCCTGCCCTGATGCATAAGGATAACGCCATCATTGTGGATCCCATGTGCGGGGCTGGCACGTTGTTGATTGAAGCCGCATTAATGGCGCTGGACGTCGCCCCGGGACTGTTGCGCGAAAGCCAGCTGTCGGCGTGGCCACATCACGACCAGAGCGCGGCCGCTGTTGTGCGGCAGGAGGCGGAGCAGCGCAAACAACGCGGCGCCACCTGGACCGGACAGGCATTGGGCAGCGACCACGACCTGCGCTCACTGGGCATGGCGCGGCGCAATGCGGAACGGGCCGGGGTCTGGGACCACGTCGAATTCAGCTCAACCGCGTTGCAGGACCTCAAACTGGGTCAGGCACCCACGCTGTTGATTACCAACCCACCTTACGCCGAACGTCTGGGCGACGAGGCACAGGTGATGGCGCTGTATCAGGCGCTCGGCGATGTCATTCGCCGCGAAGCCATGGGCGCCGAGGTTGCGGTCTTCACCGCCCGTCCGGAATGGGGCAAACTGATTGGCATCCACAGCCACAAACAATATGCCCTGTTTAATGGCGCGCTGCCGGCCAAATTATTATTGTTCCGGGTTGATGACGATTCCGTTTATCAGAACCGAAAAACAGCGGTCGCCGGTTCCCAGCTAGTGACAGAGGATGCGCTCGACAATGGCGGCCAGATGCTGGCCAATCGCCTGCGCAAGAATCTCAAGAACACCGGCCGCTGGGCGCGCCAGCAAGGCCACGGCTGCTACCGCCTGTACGATGCCGATATGCCTGAATACGCCTTTGCCATCGATGTCTATACGGACATGGAAGGCCAGATGCACATCCACATGCAGGAGTACAAAGCCCCCGCCTCGGTCAGCGATGCCGACGCCGAACAGCGCCGGCGCCAGTGCGTGCTCGCGGTGCAGGTTGTGTTGCAATTGCCCTCGCAGTTTATCAGCATCAAGGTGCGTGAACGTCAACGCGGCAAACAGCAATACCAGCCCACACGTGAACAGGGCGAAGACATCGTGGTGCAGGAAGGTGATGCCCGGCTGATCGTCAACCTGGAGCGTTATCTGGACACGGGCCTGTTTCTCGACCACCGCCCGATGCGCCGCTATGTGCATGATCATGCCGCCGGCAAGGACGTGCTGAACCTGTTCTGTTATACCGGCTCGGTCAGCGTGCAGGCCGCCCTGGGCGGCGCCCGGCGCACGGTCAGTGTGGATCTGTCCAGCACCTACCTGAGCTGGGCGCAGCGCAACCTGGCACTGAATGAGCTGAACCTGAGCAGCAATGAGCTGGTGGAAATGGATTGTCTGCGTTACCTGCAGAAATGCCGGCAGGACTTCGACCTGATCTTCCTTGATCCGCCCACGTTCTCCAATTCAAAAAGCACCGACAACGTGCTGGACATTCAACGCGATCACGGTGAACTGATTGAACTGTGCATGCAGCGACTGCGCCCGCAGGGGCTGTTGATTTTCTCCACCAACATGCGCAAGTTCAAACTGGACCCGGCACTGGCGGAGCGGTTCGACATTGAGCCGTTTTCCGCTGCCAGTATCGACCGGGACTTTGCCCGCAACAACCGGATCCATCAGGTCTGGTTATTGCGCGCCCTTGCTGTCTGA
- a CDS encoding BCCT family transporter, which produces MFDRLAGFLGLNAIPQIFFSAAGIAILFVCLAIPFNSEFAAFFGEVGTFTFQYFGWFYVLSVSGLLIFLVWLALSRYGHVRLGPDDEGPEYPTVTWFAMLFAAGIGTILMFWGVAEPLSHFANPPLEDVEAGTVDAAKNAMNIALYHFGLHTWTIFTLPALAIAYFTYRQGLPMRISSIFYPVMGKRIFGPLGWTIDVIALLGTLFGVAVSVGLGTLQLNSGLNAVLGVPIGQLSQLLIVVVITIVATISVALGLDRGIKRLSEINIVLALIVMLFVWVAGPTLFVTSGIVQNFGNYMQNLPWMSFWTEAYQGTSWQQSWTVFYWAWTISWAPYVGIFIARISKGRTIRQFVGGALGAPLLFTVVWFTVFGLAAMDLELNQGVDLTTQVEADVSVALFEFLSYFPASTLISVLSLVVIVVFLTTSADSAALVVDVLSRNDNQKSKTGQRVFWTLLLGLIAATLLLGGGLPALQNVITTMGFPFCVLLVFMAYSLLRSLHADHLGYTLADSAAGKVPHMDPMGSKPSDSKGAQ; this is translated from the coding sequence ATGTTCGATCGATTAGCCGGGTTTTTGGGTCTGAACGCCATTCCCCAGATTTTTTTTAGCGCCGCCGGTATTGCCATACTGTTTGTCTGTCTGGCGATTCCTTTTAACAGCGAGTTTGCCGCGTTCTTTGGCGAAGTAGGTACCTTTACCTTTCAGTACTTCGGCTGGTTCTATGTGCTCAGTGTCAGTGGTCTGCTGATCTTTTTGGTGTGGCTGGCGCTGAGTCGTTATGGTCATGTAAGGCTGGGGCCGGACGACGAAGGGCCGGAATACCCGACGGTGACCTGGTTTGCCATGCTGTTTGCCGCAGGTATCGGCACCATCCTGATGTTCTGGGGGGTGGCCGAACCGTTATCGCATTTTGCCAATCCGCCGCTTGAAGATGTTGAAGCCGGCACCGTCGACGCAGCCAAAAATGCCATGAACATTGCGTTGTATCATTTTGGTTTGCACACCTGGACCATCTTTACTTTGCCTGCGCTGGCGATCGCGTATTTTACCTATCGTCAGGGTTTGCCGATGCGCATCAGCAGCATTTTTTATCCGGTGATGGGCAAAAGAATCTTTGGTCCGTTGGGGTGGACGATTGATGTTATTGCGTTGCTGGGGACGCTGTTCGGGGTTGCTGTGTCAGTGGGACTGGGTACGCTGCAATTAAACAGTGGTCTCAATGCAGTGCTCGGTGTGCCTATTGGCCAGCTGTCACAATTACTGATTGTGGTGGTGATTACCATTGTTGCGACCATTTCTGTCGCGCTGGGGCTGGATCGTGGCATCAAGCGTTTGTCGGAAATCAACATCGTTCTGGCCCTGATCGTGATGCTGTTTGTCTGGGTGGCAGGGCCGACCCTGTTTGTCACCTCCGGCATTGTGCAGAATTTTGGCAACTACATGCAGAATCTGCCGTGGATGTCGTTCTGGACTGAAGCCTACCAGGGCACCAGCTGGCAGCAGAGCTGGACGGTGTTCTATTGGGCCTGGACCATCTCCTGGGCACCGTATGTCGGTATCTTTATTGCGCGCATTTCCAAAGGGCGTACCATCCGGCAATTTGTTGGCGGTGCGCTGGGTGCGCCGCTGCTGTTCACGGTGGTGTGGTTTACCGTGTTTGGTCTGGCCGCCATGGATCTTGAGCTGAATCAGGGCGTGGATCTGACCACTCAGGTAGAGGCTGATGTGTCGGTGGCGCTGTTCGAGTTTCTCAGTTACTTCCCGGCCTCGACATTGATTTCGGTGCTCAGTCTGGTAGTGATTGTGGTATTCCTGACCACCTCCGCTGATTCGGCGGCGCTGGTGGTGGATGTGCTGTCACGTAACGACAATCAGAAGAGCAAAACCGGGCAACGGGTCTTCTGGACCTTGCTGCTGGGCCTGATTGCCGCCACTCTGTTACTCGGCGGCGGATTGCCGGCTTTGCAGAACGTCATCACCACAATGGGCTTTCCGTTCTGTGTGCTGCTGGTGTTTATGGCGTACTCACTGCTGCGTTCATTGCATGCCGACCACCTTGGTTATACGCTGGCCGATTCGGCTGCCGGTAAAGTGCCGCACATGGATCCGATGGGGTCAAAACCGTCAGACAGCAAGGGCGCGCAATAA
- a CDS encoding NADH:flavin oxidoreductase, with amino-acid sequence MSIDALLRPFTTPKLSLKNRLLMAPMTRQFSPDGVPGANVVDYYRRRAEGDVGLIITEGTTVGHKASSFDSSIPNFYTDEALAGWADVVKAVHAAGGKIAPQLWHVGCARKPGSGPFPDYPSATPSGYALPGKKVGEPLTTTEIDEIVKAFGEAGRNAKMLGFDALEIHGAHGYMIDDFLWEGLNTRDDKYGGSRAKRSQFAVEIVQAIREHVGEDFPIIFRFSQWKQQNYDARLATTPDELMEVLAPISDAGVDIFHCSQRRFWEPEFDGSELNLAGWTRKLLNKPTITVGSVSLNEEFITTFMGGEAGSADIGELLQRLEADEFDLVAVGRALIANPDWLKQVQQGDVSALKTYDKSLLAALA; translated from the coding sequence ATGTCGATTGATGCTTTATTGCGACCATTCACCACACCAAAACTGTCCCTGAAAAATCGCCTGTTAATGGCACCGATGACACGACAGTTCTCGCCAGACGGGGTTCCGGGAGCCAATGTTGTTGATTACTACCGGCGTCGCGCTGAAGGTGATGTGGGCCTGATCATTACGGAAGGCACCACGGTGGGCCATAAAGCCTCATCATTCGACTCCTCCATCCCCAATTTTTATACCGATGAAGCGCTGGCCGGTTGGGCCGACGTGGTCAAAGCCGTGCACGCTGCCGGCGGCAAGATTGCGCCCCAGTTGTGGCATGTCGGCTGTGCCCGCAAACCGGGTAGCGGGCCATTTCCGGATTATCCCAGCGCGACCCCATCGGGTTACGCCCTGCCGGGGAAAAAAGTAGGGGAACCACTGACAACCACCGAAATCGATGAGATTGTTAAAGCCTTTGGTGAGGCTGGGCGTAACGCCAAAATGCTGGGTTTTGATGCACTGGAAATCCATGGCGCGCACGGCTACATGATTGATGACTTCCTGTGGGAAGGCCTCAATACGCGTGATGATAAATACGGCGGGTCGCGTGCGAAGCGAAGCCAGTTTGCTGTAGAAATCGTGCAGGCCATTCGCGAGCACGTGGGTGAAGATTTCCCCATCATTTTCCGCTTTTCGCAGTGGAAGCAACAGAACTATGACGCGCGTCTGGCGACCACGCCGGATGAGCTGATGGAAGTGCTGGCGCCGATTTCCGATGCCGGCGTTGATATTTTTCACTGTAGCCAGCGTCGATTCTGGGAACCGGAATTCGACGGTTCCGAGCTGAATCTGGCGGGGTGGACACGCAAGTTGCTCAATAAGCCCACGATTACCGTGGGCAGTGTCAGTCTGAACGAGGAGTTCATTACCACGTTTATGGGCGGCGAAGCAGGCAGTGCTGATATTGGCGAACTGTTGCAGAGACTGGAAGCGGACGAGTTTGATCTTGTCGCTGTGGGTCGAGCGCTGATCGCCAATCCTGACTGGCTCAAGCAGGTACAGCAGGGTGATGTATCTGCCCTGAAGACCTATGATAAATCCTTGTTGGCTGCGCTCGCATAA
- a CDS encoding monooxygenase → MKKTTLSAALVLTAVWGLQAQAGVDPLTQIQPPASEWTHDGSAPDHIVEVPPFAVPATGVIDYINTVIPLEFGEEKWVKAVQFIPGDKRVLHHLLSYVVADDQNNEGTIDEADNDPRREFLEGYAPGKEYATEFPTNTGIKVPVGSALRMSVHYTSFGQETVDNTKVGMWFYDENETPDLEFHTHSVSARDLAIPPGDMNHEMAASHVFEDDIVLHGFRAHMHYRGKAMSARVIYPDNTVENIINVADYNFAWQPTYRMDEPMVLPAGSRVVVEGLFDNSEYNPGNPDPTVPAVSGPQSWEEMFIGYFSYTDLPE, encoded by the coding sequence ATGAAAAAAACCACATTGTCCGCAGCACTCGTGCTGACTGCGGTCTGGGGCTTGCAGGCCCAGGCCGGCGTTGATCCACTGACCCAGATCCAGCCCCCCGCCAGCGAGTGGACCCATGATGGTTCCGCACCTGATCATATTGTTGAAGTACCCCCATTTGCAGTGCCGGCAACCGGTGTCATTGATTACATCAACACGGTTATTCCGCTGGAGTTCGGCGAAGAAAAATGGGTCAAAGCCGTTCAGTTCATCCCCGGCGACAAGCGGGTATTGCACCATCTGTTGTCCTATGTGGTGGCCGATGACCAGAACAACGAAGGCACCATCGACGAGGCCGATAACGATCCTCGCCGTGAATTCCTCGAAGGTTATGCGCCGGGCAAAGAATATGCGACTGAATTCCCCACCAATACGGGCATCAAGGTGCCGGTCGGTTCGGCCCTGCGTATGAGTGTTCACTACACATCGTTTGGTCAGGAAACTGTCGACAACACCAAAGTCGGCATGTGGTTCTATGATGAAAACGAAACGCCAGACCTCGAGTTCCACACGCATTCTGTGTCCGCCCGTGATCTGGCAATTCCACCGGGTGACATGAACCACGAAATGGCCGCCAGCCATGTGTTTGAAGATGACATCGTTTTGCATGGCTTCCGAGCCCACATGCATTATCGCGGCAAAGCCATGTCTGCCCGTGTGATCTACCCGGATAACACCGTGGAAAACATCATCAATGTGGCCGATTACAACTTCGCATGGCAGCCCACTTACCGAATGGACGAACCCATGGTGCTGCCTGCGGGTTCACGGGTAGTTGTGGAGGGCCTGTTCGACAACTCCGAATACAACCCGGGCAACCCGGACCCGACAGTGCCCGCAGTTAGCGGCCCGCAAAGCTGGGAAGAGATGTTTATCGGCTATTTTTCTTACACAGACCTGCCCGAATAA
- a CDS encoding monooxygenase produces MKIKTTLTAAVAIAASGLAHAGVDPLTEVQPPQSEWMHDGTAPDHIVEVPSFQVPATGVIDYINSVIPLEFEEERWVKAVQFIPGDKRVLHHLLSYVVEDTANNEGMIDEAVNDPRREFLEGYAPGKEYATEFPENTGIKVPTGSALRMSIHYTSFGQETVDNTRVGLWFADENDQPELEYRTHSVSPGNRTENIVIPPGAMNHEMAATHVFENDILLRGFRAHMHYRGKAMAARVIYPDNTSEEIINVADYNFAWQPTYQMEEPMVIPAGSRVVVEGLFDNSEYNLGVPDPTVPALGGLQSWEEMFIGYFSYTDM; encoded by the coding sequence ATGAAAATCAAGACGACTCTAACGGCTGCAGTGGCAATTGCCGCAAGTGGCCTCGCCCATGCCGGTGTCGATCCGTTGACTGAAGTTCAGCCACCCCAGAGTGAGTGGATGCACGACGGCACAGCGCCCGACCATATCGTTGAGGTGCCCAGCTTTCAGGTGCCAGCCACGGGCGTGATTGATTACATCAACTCCGTGATTCCGCTTGAGTTTGAAGAAGAGCGCTGGGTCAAGGCCGTTCAGTTTATCCCTGGCGACAAGCGCGTGCTTCACCATCTGTTGAGCTACGTAGTTGAAGATACGGCCAACAACGAAGGCATGATTGATGAGGCGGTGAACGATCCGCGTCGTGAGTTCCTGGAAGGTTATGCGCCCGGTAAGGAGTATGCCACTGAGTTCCCCGAGAACACTGGTATCAAGGTGCCAACAGGCTCCGCGCTGCGCATGAGCATTCACTACACTTCATTCGGTCAGGAAACCGTGGACAACACCCGTGTGGGTCTGTGGTTCGCTGACGAGAATGACCAGCCTGAACTGGAATACCGCACGCACTCGGTGTCACCAGGCAACCGCACAGAAAATATTGTGATTCCGCCAGGCGCGATGAATCACGAGATGGCAGCAACGCATGTGTTTGAGAACGACATCCTGCTGCGTGGTTTCCGTGCTCACATGCACTACCGTGGCAAGGCAATGGCCGCACGAGTGATTTATCCTGACAATACGTCAGAAGAAATCATCAATGTGGCTGACTATAACTTTGCCTGGCAGCCAACTTACCAGATGGAAGAGCCGATGGTGATTCCGGCCGGTTCACGCGTTGTCGTGGAGGGTCTGTTTGATAACTCTGAGTACAACCTGGGTGTACCCGATCCAACGGTACCGGCGCTGGGTGGTCTGCAGAGCTGGGAAGAGATGTTTATCGGTTACTTCTCTTACACCGATATGTAA